A genomic segment from Aegilops tauschii subsp. strangulata cultivar AL8/78 chromosome 1, Aet v6.0, whole genome shotgun sequence encodes:
- the LOC109768199 gene encoding uncharacterized protein: protein MSPSSSPEEEVPSSPEEQDHLSNRPISPASATPEVPKASNPTQVEAKEVQLSDIAPIMLDDTDVKTKIDDIAEMDIVEDFDNRPSKKAKISESRVLEPSPMSPTMKTSSPGSECFESFVPESDNQMNHDTLPSPPSPSSSTISPVFPLHDIKEPNSHKEIQVDETYDYLPQDYTLTDHDLRAHIAIESSLRKQLLVQIDGSSVLQHQLMCLLDEKEWVNDDVINAYICCIKDQIHLQNDNKVYFESPFVTSLFKRDGTIGIQEGSAFMTEIVLEYMQHDMIKLPINANNTHWYLAVVNTKKCEVQVLDSLCWNSDRDDLANTLRGMQFHLDLLKSQKLVSDDWKDVDLTEWKITEQLQKAIQKD from the exons GTGCCAAAGGCATCCAATCCAACTCAGGTGGAGGCCAAGGAGGTTCAACTCTCGGACATTGCACCAATAATGCTGGATGATACCGACGTGAAGACT AAAATAGATGACATCGCTGAAATGGACATTGTAGAGGATTTTGATAACCGGCCTTCCAAAAAGGCAAAAATTTCTGAATCACGTGTACTGGAACCATCACCTATGTCACCAACTATGAAAACATCTTCTCCAGGTTCAGAGTGTTTTGAATCGTTTGTGCCGGAATCAGATAATCAGATGAATCATGATACACTACCATCACCTCCATCCCCATCTAGCTCGACAATATCTCCTGTTTTCCCATTGCATGATATTAAGGAACCAAATTCACATAAAGAGATCCAAGTTGATGAGACATATGATTATCTCCCACAAG ACTATACATTGACCGACCATGATCTACGTGCTCATATAGCAATAGAATCATCTTTGAGAAAACAATTGCTGGTTCAGATAGATGGAAGTTCTGTCTTGCAACATCAATTGATGTGCCTGCTAGATGAGAAAGAGTGGGTAAATGATGAT GTGATCAATGCATATATATGTTGTATAAAGGACCAAATACATCTCCAGAATGATAATAAAGTATATTTTGAGAGTCCATTTGTTACCTCACTATTTAAACGAGATGGCACCATTGGAATACAAGAAGGTAGTGCCTTCATGACAGAGATTGTCCTCGAATATATGCAGCATGACATG ATTAAACTTCCAATAAATGCCAATAACACACATTGGTATTTAGCTGTTGTGAATACAAAAAAATGTGAGGTTCAAGTTCTAGACTCATTGTGCTGGAATTCTGACAGAGATGATCTTGCTAATACG CTACGAGGAATGCAATTTCATTTGGACCTTCTTAAAAGTCAAAAGTTGGTAAGCGACGATTGGAAAGACGTTGATCTTACTGAATGGAAGATCACAGAACAATTACAAAAGGCAATTCAAAAAGACTAA